One genomic segment of Helianthus annuus cultivar XRQ/B chromosome 14, HanXRQr2.0-SUNRISE, whole genome shotgun sequence includes these proteins:
- the LOC110904319 gene encoding auxin response factor 4 isoform X1, with protein sequence MEEIDLNDAVSDQNDAETLSSTLSNSCSIQREHWYACAGPLTSLPNIGNVVVYFPQGHLEQIASHLSTHFSPIEVPSLGLSPQIFCKIVDVELLANKENDEVYTKLTLLPLPEGKLPEKEEEGGGVTDTPTRSTPQMFCKTLTASDTSTHGGFSVPRRAAEDCFPPLDYKQQRPSQELVTKDLHGVEWKFRHIYRGQPRRHLLTTGWSIFVSQKKLASGDAVLFLRGEGGELRLGTRRATRPRKVLPDTTMGNLKSYADTLASVANAVSTNSTFHVFYSPRSNRADFVVPYAKYMKSVSNVICIGTRIKMKFSMDESPERRFSGVVTYVGDMDPYKWANSKWRCLMVKWDEDFGNDHQERISPWEIDLSNGTFPLLNMQSSPRLKKLRADLHATPSVRPVVAPGSYLDFEESIRSSKVLQGQENVGPVSPLFGRDKMNNSLSFGLQPSMHTGFPPNAMTMMGRNTSFIGELMRSTHHQPLSTTPYSGFLGSDNARFPKVLQGQEICSLRSLTGKTDISSWAPPRTDLGNTHCNVLNMHQTTESPGFYPLGSEGGRNFSFPNPNVFEPKPNPGRVMPTDFNRFPIIPPSIGGGPAKKTVIEPNLTGEKDDSIGSSCKLFGFTLNEAPQLPDAKNSNKRSCTKVHKQGNKVGRAIDLSKMSSYRELFMELEVLFSMEGMFNNLDGGWRLLYTDEENDMMVVGDDPWDEFARMVTKIHIYTAEEVEKLMSSGVISDNTSCLEEAPAIVDTAKSSSVGQPD encoded by the exons ATGGAGGAGATTGACCTGAATGATGCAGTGAGTGACCAGAATGATGCAGAAACACTTTCTTCAACCCTGTCAAATTCTTGTTCAATTCAAAGGGAACATTGGTATGCTTGTGCTGGTCCTCTCACCAGTCTTCCAAATATAGGAAATGTGGTTGTTTACTTCCCTCAAGGTCATTTGGAACAGATTGCTTCACACTTATCCACTCACTTTTCACCCATTGAAGTTCCTTCTTTAGGGCTTTCTCCTCAGATCTTTTGCAAgattgttgatgttgaattgctT GCTAACAAGGAGAATGATGAGGTCTACACAAAGCTCACTCTTTTACCTCTACCAGAG GGGAAGTTACCAGAAAAGGAAGAAGAGGGGGGTGGGGTTACAGATACACCCACAAGATCAACACCTCAAATGTTCTGCAAGACACTAACTGCTTCTGATACATCCACTCACGGCGGATTCTCGGTCCCTCGAAGAGCTGCGGAAGATTGTTTCCCACCTCTG GATTATAAGCAGCAGAGGCCGAGTCAGGAACTAGTTACTAAGGACCTACATGGAGTGGAATGGAAATTTAGGCATATTTATAGAG GTCAGCCAAGGCGGCATTTGCTTACGACGGGTTGGAGCATCTTTGTAAGCCAAAAAAAACTTGCTTCCGGGGATGCGGTTCTTTTTTTGAG GGGAGAAGGTGGAGAACTGAGGCTGGGAACCCGTAGGGCCACACGACCACGAAAAGTTCTCCCTGATACAACCATGGGCAACTTGAAATCTTATGCCGACACACTTGCATCTGTCGCTAATGCAGTGTCTACCAACAGTACTTTTCATGTTTTCTACAGTCCAAG GTCCAATCGAGCGGATTTTGTTGTTCCTTATGCAAAGTACATGAAATCGGTCAGTAACGTGATATGTATCGGCACAAGAATCAAAATGAAATTCTCTATGGATGAGTCTCCTGAAAGAAG GTTTAGTGGAGTCGTGACTTATGTCGGTGATATGGATCCTTACAAATGGGCTAACTCAAAATGGAGATGTCTAATG GTGAAATGGGATGAAGATTTTGGAAATGATCATCAAGAACGAATATCCCCTTGGGAGATTGATCTTTCTAACGGGACTTTTCCGTTGTTAAATATGCAGTCTTCTCCAAGACTCAAGAAACTGCGTGCCGATCTGCACGCAACTCCTTCTGTACGCCCGGTAGTTG CACCGGGTAGTTATCTAGACTTTGAGGAGTCGATAAGATCCTCTAAGGTCTTGCAAGGTCAAGAAAATGTAGGTCCCGTATCACCTCTCTTTGGACGTGATAAGATGAACAACTCGTTAAGCTTTGGGTTACAACCCTCTATGCACACGGGTTTCCCCCCTAATGCGATGACGATGATGGGTAGGAATACGAGTTTTATCGGTGAACTTATGAGAAGTACTCATCATCAACCGCTTTCAACCACCCCTTACTCGGGCTTTCTGGGATCTGATAACGCTAGATTCCCGAAGGTCTTGCAAGGTCAAGAAATTTGCTCGTTGAGATCATTGACTGGAAAAACCGACATCAGTTCTTGGGCCCCACCAAGAACCGATCTTGGTAACACCCATTGCAATGTTCTCAACATGCATCAAACCACTGAGAGTCCCGGTTTCTACCCTCTTGGTTCCGAAGGGGGTAGAAACTTTAGTTTTCCAAATCCCAATGTTTTTGAACCCAAACCAAATCCGGGTCGAGTCATGCCTACAGACTTCAACCGCTTTCCCATCATTCCACCTTCTATTGGAGGTGGGCCCGCTAAGAAAACCGTTATCGAACCTAATTTAACCGGTGAGAAAGATGATAGCATTGGGAGTAGCTGTAAACTCTTCGGTTTTACATTGAATGAAGCACCTCAATTACCGGATGCCAAAAATTCAAACAAGAGGAGTTGTACCAAG GTTCACAAACAAGGGAATAAAGTTGGAAGGGCCATCGATCTATCAAAAATGTCTAGCTACCGCGAGTTGTTCATGGAGCTAGAAGTGTTGTTTAGTATGGAAGGCATGTTTAATAATCTAGACGGTGGATGGCGACTACTGTATACCGACGAAGAGAACGATATGATGGTTGTTGGGGATGATCCATGGGA TGAGTTTGCAAGGATGGTTACGAAGATACACATATACACTGCTGAAGAAGTTGAGAAGCTGATGAGCAGTGGGGTGATCAGTGACAATACGAGCTGTTTGGAGGAAGCACCGGCTATAGTTGACACGGCTAAGTCTTCGTCAGTTGGTCAGCCAGATTAA
- the LOC110904319 gene encoding auxin response factor 4 isoform X2, which yields MEEIDLNDAVSDQNDAETLSSTLSNSCSIQREHWYACAGPLTSLPNIGNVVVYFPQGHLEQIASHLSTHFSPIEVPSLGLSPQIFCKIVDVELLANKENDEVYTKLTLLPLPEGKLPEKEEEGGGVTDTPTRSTPQMFCKTLTASDTSTHGGFSVPRRAAEDCFPPLDYKQQRPSQELVTKDLHGVEWKFRHIYRGQPRRHLLTTGWSIFVSQKKLASGDAVLFLRGEGGELRLGTRRATRPRKVLPDTTMGNLKSYADTLASVANAVSTNSTFHVFYSPRSNRADFVVPYAKYMKSVSNVICIGTRIKMKFSMDESPERRFSGVVTYVGDMDPYKWANSKWRCLMVKWDEDFGNDHQERISPWEIDLSNGTFPLLNMQSSPRLKKLRADLHATPSVRPVVAPGSYLDFEESIRSSKVLQGQENVGPVSPLFGRDKMNNSLSFGLQPSMHTGFPPNAMTMMGRNTSFIGELMRSTHHQPLSTTPYSGFLGSDNARFPKVLQGQEICSLRSLTGKTDLGNTHCNVLNMHQTTESPGFYPLGSEGGRNFSFPNPNVFEPKPNPGRVMPTDFNRFPIIPPSIGGGPAKKTVIEPNLTGEKDDSIGSSCKLFGFTLNEAPQLPDAKNSNKRSCTKVHKQGNKVGRAIDLSKMSSYRELFMELEVLFSMEGMFNNLDGGWRLLYTDEENDMMVVGDDPWDEFARMVTKIHIYTAEEVEKLMSSGVISDNTSCLEEAPAIVDTAKSSSVGQPD from the exons ATGGAGGAGATTGACCTGAATGATGCAGTGAGTGACCAGAATGATGCAGAAACACTTTCTTCAACCCTGTCAAATTCTTGTTCAATTCAAAGGGAACATTGGTATGCTTGTGCTGGTCCTCTCACCAGTCTTCCAAATATAGGAAATGTGGTTGTTTACTTCCCTCAAGGTCATTTGGAACAGATTGCTTCACACTTATCCACTCACTTTTCACCCATTGAAGTTCCTTCTTTAGGGCTTTCTCCTCAGATCTTTTGCAAgattgttgatgttgaattgctT GCTAACAAGGAGAATGATGAGGTCTACACAAAGCTCACTCTTTTACCTCTACCAGAG GGGAAGTTACCAGAAAAGGAAGAAGAGGGGGGTGGGGTTACAGATACACCCACAAGATCAACACCTCAAATGTTCTGCAAGACACTAACTGCTTCTGATACATCCACTCACGGCGGATTCTCGGTCCCTCGAAGAGCTGCGGAAGATTGTTTCCCACCTCTG GATTATAAGCAGCAGAGGCCGAGTCAGGAACTAGTTACTAAGGACCTACATGGAGTGGAATGGAAATTTAGGCATATTTATAGAG GTCAGCCAAGGCGGCATTTGCTTACGACGGGTTGGAGCATCTTTGTAAGCCAAAAAAAACTTGCTTCCGGGGATGCGGTTCTTTTTTTGAG GGGAGAAGGTGGAGAACTGAGGCTGGGAACCCGTAGGGCCACACGACCACGAAAAGTTCTCCCTGATACAACCATGGGCAACTTGAAATCTTATGCCGACACACTTGCATCTGTCGCTAATGCAGTGTCTACCAACAGTACTTTTCATGTTTTCTACAGTCCAAG GTCCAATCGAGCGGATTTTGTTGTTCCTTATGCAAAGTACATGAAATCGGTCAGTAACGTGATATGTATCGGCACAAGAATCAAAATGAAATTCTCTATGGATGAGTCTCCTGAAAGAAG GTTTAGTGGAGTCGTGACTTATGTCGGTGATATGGATCCTTACAAATGGGCTAACTCAAAATGGAGATGTCTAATG GTGAAATGGGATGAAGATTTTGGAAATGATCATCAAGAACGAATATCCCCTTGGGAGATTGATCTTTCTAACGGGACTTTTCCGTTGTTAAATATGCAGTCTTCTCCAAGACTCAAGAAACTGCGTGCCGATCTGCACGCAACTCCTTCTGTACGCCCGGTAGTTG CACCGGGTAGTTATCTAGACTTTGAGGAGTCGATAAGATCCTCTAAGGTCTTGCAAGGTCAAGAAAATGTAGGTCCCGTATCACCTCTCTTTGGACGTGATAAGATGAACAACTCGTTAAGCTTTGGGTTACAACCCTCTATGCACACGGGTTTCCCCCCTAATGCGATGACGATGATGGGTAGGAATACGAGTTTTATCGGTGAACTTATGAGAAGTACTCATCATCAACCGCTTTCAACCACCCCTTACTCGGGCTTTCTGGGATCTGATAACGCTAGATTCCCGAAGGTCTTGCAAGGTCAAGAAATTTGCTCGTTGAGATCATTGACTGGAAA AACCGATCTTGGTAACACCCATTGCAATGTTCTCAACATGCATCAAACCACTGAGAGTCCCGGTTTCTACCCTCTTGGTTCCGAAGGGGGTAGAAACTTTAGTTTTCCAAATCCCAATGTTTTTGAACCCAAACCAAATCCGGGTCGAGTCATGCCTACAGACTTCAACCGCTTTCCCATCATTCCACCTTCTATTGGAGGTGGGCCCGCTAAGAAAACCGTTATCGAACCTAATTTAACCGGTGAGAAAGATGATAGCATTGGGAGTAGCTGTAAACTCTTCGGTTTTACATTGAATGAAGCACCTCAATTACCGGATGCCAAAAATTCAAACAAGAGGAGTTGTACCAAG GTTCACAAACAAGGGAATAAAGTTGGAAGGGCCATCGATCTATCAAAAATGTCTAGCTACCGCGAGTTGTTCATGGAGCTAGAAGTGTTGTTTAGTATGGAAGGCATGTTTAATAATCTAGACGGTGGATGGCGACTACTGTATACCGACGAAGAGAACGATATGATGGTTGTTGGGGATGATCCATGGGA TGAGTTTGCAAGGATGGTTACGAAGATACACATATACACTGCTGAAGAAGTTGAGAAGCTGATGAGCAGTGGGGTGATCAGTGACAATACGAGCTGTTTGGAGGAAGCACCGGCTATAGTTGACACGGCTAAGTCTTCGTCAGTTGGTCAGCCAGATTAA
- the LOC110904320 gene encoding 2-methylacyl-CoA dehydrogenase, mitochondrial isoform X2, protein MLHRLVRSRSVATALSASKSFSHHSNALFTTSMLFDDTQIQFKESVAQFAQEHIAPHAENIDKTDNFPKVNLWKLMGDFNLHGLTAPVEYGGLDVGYLYHCMAMEEISRASASVGLSYGVHSNVCLNQLVRHGNAAQKEKYLPKLISGEHVGALSISEPNAGSDTVGMRTKADRVDGGYVLNGNKMWCTNGGIADTLVVYAKTNVAAGSKGITAFIVEKGTPGFIAAQKLDKLGMRGSATYELVFENCFVPTENILGEEGKGVYIMMSGLDLERVVFASAPVGIMQACLDVALPYVRQREQFGRPIGEFQLMQGKIADMYASLQSSRAYLYTVARDCDNGKIDPKDCASVILVAAERATQVALQALQCLGGNGYVNEYPTGRLLRDAKLYEIGAGTSEIRRMIIGRELFKQQ, encoded by the exons ATGTTGCACAGATTGGTGAGATCAAGATCAGTAGCAACTGCATTATCAGCCTCAAAATCTTTCTCTCACCATAGCAATGCACTCTTTACGACGTCTATGTTGTTCGACGATACCCAAATACAG TTTAAAGAAAGTGTTGCGCAATTTGCCCAAGAGCATATCGCTCCTCATGCAGAAAATATAGACAAAACGGATAATTTCCCCAAG GTGAACTTATGGAAACTAATGGGAGACTTTAATCTTCACGGACTTACTGCTCCAG TCGAATATGGAGGACTAGACGTTGGTTACTTGTATCATTGTATGGCCATGGAGGAGATTAGTCGCGCATCAGCATCTGTTGGCTTATCTTATGGCGTCCATTCTAACGTCTGTCTTAATCAACTG GTGAGGCATGGAAATGCTGCCCAAAAGGAAAAGTATCTGCCCAAG TTAATCAGTGGAGAACATGTGGGAGCTCTTTCCATTAGCGAGCCAAATG CCGGGTCAGATACCGTTGGCATGAGAACGAAAGCTGATCGTGTTGATGGTGGTTACGTTTTAAATGGGAACAAGATGTGGTGCACCAATGGTGGAATTGCGGATACCCTT GTGGTTTATGCTAAAACAAATGTCGCGGCTGGCTCCAAGGGGATTACAGCATTTATAGTTGAGAAAGGAACACCTGG ATTCATTGCTGCCCAGAAATTGGATAAACTTGGAATGCGCGGAAGTGCCAC ATACGAGCTTGTTTTCGAGAATTGTTTCGTTCCTACAGAGAATATTCTTGGTGAAGAAGGAAAAG gagttTATATCATGATGTCGGGTTTGGATTTAGAGAGAGTTGTGTTTGCATCTGCACCTGTCGGGATCATGCAGGCATGCCTCGATGTTGCTCTTCCATATGTTCGTCAAAGAGAACAATTCGGTCGTCCTATTGGAGAATTTCAACTTATGCAG GGAAAGATTGCAGACATGTACGCTTCTTTGCAGTCGTCGAG AGCATATTTATATACTGTAGCCAGAGATTGTGACAACGGGAAAATCGATCCTAAG GATTGTGCTTCGGTTATACTTGTTGCTGCTGAAAGAGCTACCCAAGTTGCATTGCAG GCTTTACAATGCTTGGGTGGCAATGGGTATGTGAATGAATACCCGACTGGTCGATTACTACGCGACGCTAAATTGTATGAGATTGGTGCTGGAACTAGTGAAATTAGAAGAATGATTATTGGTCGTGAACTCTTCAAACAACAATAA
- the LOC110904320 gene encoding 2-methylacyl-CoA dehydrogenase, mitochondrial isoform X1 codes for MLHRLVRSRSVATALSASKSFSHHSNALFTTSMLFDDTQIQFKESVAQFAQEHIAPHAENIDKTDNFPKEVNLWKLMGDFNLHGLTAPVEYGGLDVGYLYHCMAMEEISRASASVGLSYGVHSNVCLNQLVRHGNAAQKEKYLPKLISGEHVGALSISEPNAGSDTVGMRTKADRVDGGYVLNGNKMWCTNGGIADTLVVYAKTNVAAGSKGITAFIVEKGTPGFIAAQKLDKLGMRGSATYELVFENCFVPTENILGEEGKGVYIMMSGLDLERVVFASAPVGIMQACLDVALPYVRQREQFGRPIGEFQLMQGKIADMYASLQSSRAYLYTVARDCDNGKIDPKDCASVILVAAERATQVALQALQCLGGNGYVNEYPTGRLLRDAKLYEIGAGTSEIRRMIIGRELFKQQ; via the exons ATGTTGCACAGATTGGTGAGATCAAGATCAGTAGCAACTGCATTATCAGCCTCAAAATCTTTCTCTCACCATAGCAATGCACTCTTTACGACGTCTATGTTGTTCGACGATACCCAAATACAG TTTAAAGAAAGTGTTGCGCAATTTGCCCAAGAGCATATCGCTCCTCATGCAGAAAATATAGACAAAACGGATAATTTCCCCAAG GAGGTGAACTTATGGAAACTAATGGGAGACTTTAATCTTCACGGACTTACTGCTCCAG TCGAATATGGAGGACTAGACGTTGGTTACTTGTATCATTGTATGGCCATGGAGGAGATTAGTCGCGCATCAGCATCTGTTGGCTTATCTTATGGCGTCCATTCTAACGTCTGTCTTAATCAACTG GTGAGGCATGGAAATGCTGCCCAAAAGGAAAAGTATCTGCCCAAG TTAATCAGTGGAGAACATGTGGGAGCTCTTTCCATTAGCGAGCCAAATG CCGGGTCAGATACCGTTGGCATGAGAACGAAAGCTGATCGTGTTGATGGTGGTTACGTTTTAAATGGGAACAAGATGTGGTGCACCAATGGTGGAATTGCGGATACCCTT GTGGTTTATGCTAAAACAAATGTCGCGGCTGGCTCCAAGGGGATTACAGCATTTATAGTTGAGAAAGGAACACCTGG ATTCATTGCTGCCCAGAAATTGGATAAACTTGGAATGCGCGGAAGTGCCAC ATACGAGCTTGTTTTCGAGAATTGTTTCGTTCCTACAGAGAATATTCTTGGTGAAGAAGGAAAAG gagttTATATCATGATGTCGGGTTTGGATTTAGAGAGAGTTGTGTTTGCATCTGCACCTGTCGGGATCATGCAGGCATGCCTCGATGTTGCTCTTCCATATGTTCGTCAAAGAGAACAATTCGGTCGTCCTATTGGAGAATTTCAACTTATGCAG GGAAAGATTGCAGACATGTACGCTTCTTTGCAGTCGTCGAG AGCATATTTATATACTGTAGCCAGAGATTGTGACAACGGGAAAATCGATCCTAAG GATTGTGCTTCGGTTATACTTGTTGCTGCTGAAAGAGCTACCCAAGTTGCATTGCAG GCTTTACAATGCTTGGGTGGCAATGGGTATGTGAATGAATACCCGACTGGTCGATTACTACGCGACGCTAAATTGTATGAGATTGGTGCTGGAACTAGTGAAATTAGAAGAATGATTATTGGTCGTGAACTCTTCAAACAACAATAA